GTACTACTTATCAAGGAGGAACTGCACCACTTTTATCAAGTGATGGAGCTCATGGAGAAGAAAGGCGTCACATATCAACCGATCGAAGCTGGCCGTTATGCCAAAGGGTTAATTAAGCATGTGAAAACCTATGAGCCCGATGCGTTGGTCGATAAGTTGATTATCGGTGCGTTTATTGAAGCGCGTTCGTGTGAACGATTCGCCAAGCTTGCGCCTTACCTAGAAGAAGATATGGAAAAGTTCTATGTTTCTCTACTTCGCTCAGAGGCTCGTCACTATCAAGATTATCTAGAACTTGCAGAACAAATTGCAGGTAAGGATATTTCCGAGCGTGTGGCTCATTTCGCACGTGTCGAAGCCGATCTCATTACATCAGAAGACAGCGACTTTAAATTCCATAGTGGTGCTCCAGCTATCGCTGCATAGTGTCCCTAACTGGCTGATATAGAAAAGGCTCGCAGATGCGAGCCTTTTGTTAACGATTCTCTATAGAGTTCCTTTTTTCCTAGCTTTGATATCAGCTACATCTGGTAACCTATCGAGTAATTCATAGTACTTACCCGCAACACTACTAATATCACCATCAACATAAGCTTTAATAAGATCAACATCTTTCAGCCATAGCTCTTTATCAGCATCAGATGCCGCAACATATCCCGCGTGAACGTTGTCTACAGCGAACATCATTGAATCATTAAAGTTATTTATAATCAGCAACATAGCGTCAACATAAGTACCGTATACTTTTACTACGTCGTGTACAGTTCCACCTTTATACTGAACAGTTCCAGCCTCCGAATCATAAACAAGATCACCTGAACTGATGTTTGCGTTAAGGAAGTTATTGAACGATCTCTCGAAAGTATCCACATTTGACGCCAAGTCTGCATCAATCGTTACTTTCATAGAGTGAATCAATGGAGCATCCAACAACAGAACTGGGCTGTGATAAGAAGCTGGTAGATCCGTTCTAAAACTTCCCCAAGCCGTGTCAATGTTATTCGCGACTTTCGCTAATTCAACGCGGTCATAGCCATCAAGGTATACTTTCAACGCATAACCATCTGTTGTTACAAGTTGACTCGCGTATTGATAAGCCAATTTGTTCGACTTAGTCGCCACATAAGTTTCGCCATCAATAACAAATTCAACTTTATCCCCGGCAATCAAACCATAACGATCCTGCTGCTTAGTGAACACATCTAACTGTGCTTTTCCAAGAGACTTCACCGTATAATCATCAGACTGCATTTGGCTAACACCCATATTAAGTATCAAATCACCAATACGTTGTCTGCTTCTGCTTGATATATCAAAGAACTCCTCAATGCCTCGCGGTAATGGTGACAATGACTCCATTCGCTCGGTTACATGCAATTGCACTTCAACGCCTTTCAGATTGTTATAAGCATCACCTTTGGCATCGACTAATGCGACAGGTGTGTTTAAGCCTTCGTTAGAAATAATGTTAGAAATGATATTCTCATACTGCTCCTGTACACCAGGAAGGTCTAATAGCGAAGCAAAACTCACTTCGTCAGTATCTCGAGTTGAGAAACGACGCGCCAAGAAGTAACTTGCAAGCGCTTTATCAGGCCAACTACCAAGTACTGAAACCGCATTAGACCAAGGGTAATCCGGATTAAAGCTACCAATAGAGTTCAAGAAGCGGCCGTGTTTGGTTTCGGCTACGGCTGAATAACCTTTATTCGAATCTTCGATAAACTCAGCCGTTTTTTCATCAAAACAGCTCGCGTCAATCAGATCGAAATTGGCAGGCAATAAGTGAGAATTATTGTTAAGTAGCTGACCAAATGAGATGACTTTTTGCGCACCGGTTTTGTTTTCAATAACACATTGATGCTCTGGAGTTGCTAATACATCCAAAAAGTAAGCTGCTGCTTTCATCCCGCCATCGGCATAATCGCAGAACCAATAGTTTCCTTCGGCACCCGGTTCTTTACAGTAGGTATCATTGGAAGCTATTCGCATTAAGAAGTCGCCCGGCTTATCCGTAGAAGAGGTTAAACCCAAGTTATTGTATAGATCATCAATGCGTTCTAGATCTTCCATCTTGTCACGAATTGATGTCATTTCGCGATAGCGACGGATAATGTAACTTGAATAATCCGACGTGAATAAACCGTTGGTGCTGTATTCTGCAAGGTTACGACGGTCATAGCTATCTAAGTAGCTCTGCCACTCGTATGCTACGATCTCATTAAGGCTAGTACCTTCATCAAAACGGTTACAGTCACTGTTAAGAGAGACGTTACCATCGGTACAGAAGCCGTAGCTCTTACGCTCGATATTATGAACATTATCTAAGTAATAAAGTACGCCATATCGAGTTTTTTCATAATCTTCAGGATCATCACTTAACGCAGCAATATCGAAGCGGCTAAAGTCACAGTTGTAAAGAGACTTACCGGCTTGATCACCTGATAACGTCATAATTTCACTACACACCATCAATGAGTCATTATCCACATTGTTGCCAAAACGGTTGGCAAAGCTTTGCTGATACGCCTGTAGTTCAGTTAGGTATTGTTGATAAGCGGCTTTCTCTTCATCAGTGCCTTCGTCACCTGGGTTTGCAACCGCTGCAGGCATTGGAGATGAAGAATCTTGAATGGTCTCCACTTTACGCCCATAGCCAAATTTGAACGCGGCAATATCATATAGACCCCATGTTGGCGTTTCATCCAACATACTTGGGGCGTAGTCCATCGTAGAGCTATATGCTGGAATGTTATTTAACCCAAGGGCGTGAGCCTGTTCCAAGGTGTAGTAATTTTCCTTGTCGTTAGAACCCTTAAAGTTATGACGTAGGCCAACGTTATGACCTAGTTCATGAACAAGTGTATTGCTGTAAGTCGCAACAGTTATTGCATCAGCAGCTTCTTGTTGAAGATCTTTTGGTAAGTATTTCCAGCGTCTAAGTTCGCGTGACGTTTCTATACCATTATCATCTACTTTAATGTTGAAATAACGATCATCATCGAACTTAAGATTATCAAGCATCGCTTTGCTCGTTGAAGAGACCCAAGATGCTTCAATTGGGTATACATTATTTTCAGACCAGAATGCCAAACGATTCTCTTCAGCGGCTACGACATCTTCAAAGTCCATATTGTCACTGAAGTTCTTAGTAAGAATGGTCGGCCCTTGTGACGGAGTTCGGTCACCGGTGAGTTCTTCTTTTGTTAAAGCTGGCGCAACATCATCAACTTGAGGTAGCTTCGACATTGCTGCCATGGTCGATAGCTGTTGAATACGGCTTTCTACTTCAGTAACCGCTGGCGCTGCACCCTCTTCAGTAGGCAATGCAGGTAAGCCGTTCATCGACAACTGGTTTCGGTTGTAAAAGCGCGCTAGATTATCCCAGTAATAAGGCACACCTGTTCTGGCCACACCTGCATATTGGTTAACATGTGCTTTAATGATTTCACCTGTCACTGGGTTAGCCACTGAAGGGCCATAGCCAAGAAGACCATTCGCTAGGGGCTCATCAACCAAGTTAATGATGTTATAGCGCAGATCGCCTGGGTGGATGCCTGCAGGTGCCGTTGAGTTGACGATTTCAATCGCTGGTTTACCGGCATCATTACCAAACAAAGACAGCGCCTTGTTCATTTTATTGATGGTTTGTATGGTCGAATCTAAGAAGAGCTTATTTTTTTCTTCGAAGAAGTTATCCGTCAGATAGTATTTGATGGTGCCGTTGTCTGGGTTAAATCGATTCAAATAAACGACGTCACGATCATACTTGTTGGTGATCGGGTTGAGCTTTTTCGTTTGTGTGGTAAAGAAACCAATATCATTTTCATCGCCAACCGGGTACATCACAGGTTGGTAGTTGTCTGAAGCAACAACGCTTTCATGAACCAGTGAATAGTAAAAACGCGCTTTGAATGCACCGTCAACTAAGGCTTCTTCTAAGCTAGATTTGGTTGAAAAATTAATGTAATCAGAAAGGTTCTCCAAATCAATTTGGAAAGTGCGTTCTAACTCAAAATTGAGAATACCATTCTCAGGATCGAAATCCCAAGAAGTGACCTTTGCGGTTCCTTGCTCGGTAATTCCATCCTTTAAACCATAAAGGTCTTCCCAGTTGAACTCAGATACAATCAACTCTTCCGGTTTCGGAGTGAAGTGAGTTTTCTTACGATAGTCTAAACTTTTATCTTCGTTGATCTCTTCTGTGTTAGTACAATCGTCATACGCATCTTCCTTACAGCGATAAGCCGCAAAATCACCCGGAATTTCTAGCACTTGAGCGAAGTTAACAAGATCATCACTGCCGACAATATCTTGCTCTGTACAGTAGTTGTTTTCATCTTTTGGTAATGAAGACTCGGGATAATTCTTATCAAACGCACGAACCTCTAAACCAGTCTTAGTGAAACAGAGCTCTACATAGCGTCCCATACCTTGTAGGAACGGAAATTGGTTTAAAGCGAATCGTGGAGCGGCACCTGTCGTAGGGACATAAAACCATCGACCATCCTTAAGGTCTTTTACTGCTATTTCCTTGGCATCTCGCTCTTGCAGCTCGTATGCTTGATCATCAGCACCACACCCAGCCAAAATAGCCGTGATTGCGGAACTTAATGCAATTTTTTTAAAGTCCATATTGAATCCTTTTATTATTTTTCTTTCCTTAGAAGGAGAATGTTATATCTGCTGTGTAAGAGGCTTTGTCTGCATCGAATAGATCGATATTGCCCAAAGTACCTCGCTCTGCATCTGCATATGCGCCTGACGTTGCGGCTGTAAGCGTAAATGACCAATTGTCGTTAAAGTCATACGCTCCATAGATAGAACCTCCATAATCAACCGAGTCACGTCTAGTCCCTTGGTAACTGATGGTATTTCCGCCTAAGGCGTCAACTCCCAAAGTTAATTGTTCCCAGCTATAACTCGCACCCGTAAATAGTGAGTACGTCCATTCAGTCAGAGACTTCCCACCATAAGTTTCATATCGATGAAAATTCTTTCTCAGGCGAGGTGATATATTGAAACTCACTCCCCAATGTTCGAAGCTGACTGGAATAGCTATTCTGAATGCAGTTTGTAATTTATCCTTACGCGACGCTTCAGAGGTGGGAATAGTAAATTGCCCACTTGCACCTATCTTTCCACTTTCCCCAAACTCATATAACTTCGAATGGCTTAGCCCTATTACCGAATCCGTAGCGTAGGTCCCTACTTCATCGTCTAGTGCTCGATATCCACCTGAAGATATATATGCTTTTGTGTTTTCGGAGAGTGTATATTTCAGTGTGCCATCCCATGAAAAGCTTCGTGCTGCACGATAGTCATCTTTGTTGTATATATTCGTTGAATAACCAGCGGTAACGGAGCCGCTAATATTACAAGTTATACAAGATGCATCGTTTTCATTTTGTGTTGATTCAGCTTTATCGTTAATATTATCAACACTATTAACTTCTTCTGCGTAAACAGATAAAGTAAACATTGTGCCTAACAATATTGCGATCGGCTTCACCTTCCACTTAATTGTGTTATGCATGCTTTTTAACTTCCATGAATGTTAAGTTCAATCATTGAACTTTTTAAAATAATCCATCAAATTTTAGGTGAATAAATACCTCAATATTTATCACTAAATATCGATAGACTTTTTAGCAACAGAAATCTTGCTGCCAAATTACTTTACAATTGAATTACAAATTTTCTTTGTATTATTTTGTACAGAATTGTATTAATGCTATTTTCCCTTTATGCGCTTCCTGCGACTAGGGTGTGTTATTGGTATGGCTGACAGTAGTTTCTTCGTATACTCATTTTTAGGATTGCTATACAGTTCGATAGCAGAACCATATTCCACAATTTTTCCGAAATACATAACAGCAACTTCATCAGATACCTGTTTAACCACAGAGAGATCATGGGAAATAAAGATAATTGCAAGGTTCATCTCTTTTTGTAAGCTCAAAAGCAAATTAATAATTTGTGCTTGAACCGACACATCGAGTGCTGAGACAGACTCATCACAAATAAGTAACTTTGGT
The Vibrio pelagius genome window above contains:
- the miaE gene encoding tRNA isopentenyl-2-thiomethyl-A-37 hydroxylase MiaE translates to MYQELLAPIHSFLKAETPDSWIDEAKKPENLHIILRDHMLCELKAAQSALFLIRKYAVDKESAIQLNEWIKPYEEFAYRRKGDLESLRGKSNASKQITAKEGCVYGDDLIDKMVLLIKEELHHFYQVMELMEKKGVTYQPIEAGRYAKGLIKHVKTYEPDALVDKLIIGAFIEARSCERFAKLAPYLEEDMEKFYVSLLRSEARHYQDYLELAEQIAGKDISERVAHFARVEADLITSEDSDFKFHSGAPAIAA
- a CDS encoding M66 family metalloprotease; the protein is MDFKKIALSSAITAILAGCGADDQAYELQERDAKEIAVKDLKDGRWFYVPTTGAAPRFALNQFPFLQGMGRYVELCFTKTGLEVRAFDKNYPESSLPKDENNYCTEQDIVGSDDLVNFAQVLEIPGDFAAYRCKEDAYDDCTNTEEINEDKSLDYRKKTHFTPKPEELIVSEFNWEDLYGLKDGITEQGTAKVTSWDFDPENGILNFELERTFQIDLENLSDYINFSTKSSLEEALVDGAFKARFYYSLVHESVVASDNYQPVMYPVGDENDIGFFTTQTKKLNPITNKYDRDVVYLNRFNPDNGTIKYYLTDNFFEEKNKLFLDSTIQTINKMNKALSLFGNDAGKPAIEIVNSTAPAGIHPGDLRYNIINLVDEPLANGLLGYGPSVANPVTGEIIKAHVNQYAGVARTGVPYYWDNLARFYNRNQLSMNGLPALPTEEGAAPAVTEVESRIQQLSTMAAMSKLPQVDDVAPALTKEELTGDRTPSQGPTILTKNFSDNMDFEDVVAAEENRLAFWSENNVYPIEASWVSSTSKAMLDNLKFDDDRYFNIKVDDNGIETSRELRRWKYLPKDLQQEAADAITVATYSNTLVHELGHNVGLRHNFKGSNDKENYYTLEQAHALGLNNIPAYSSTMDYAPSMLDETPTWGLYDIAAFKFGYGRKVETIQDSSSPMPAAVANPGDEGTDEEKAAYQQYLTELQAYQQSFANRFGNNVDNDSLMVCSEIMTLSGDQAGKSLYNCDFSRFDIAALSDDPEDYEKTRYGVLYYLDNVHNIERKSYGFCTDGNVSLNSDCNRFDEGTSLNEIVAYEWQSYLDSYDRRNLAEYSTNGLFTSDYSSYIIRRYREMTSIRDKMEDLERIDDLYNNLGLTSSTDKPGDFLMRIASNDTYCKEPGAEGNYWFCDYADGGMKAAAYFLDVLATPEHQCVIENKTGAQKVISFGQLLNNNSHLLPANFDLIDASCFDEKTAEFIEDSNKGYSAVAETKHGRFLNSIGSFNPDYPWSNAVSVLGSWPDKALASYFLARRFSTRDTDEVSFASLLDLPGVQEQYENIISNIISNEGLNTPVALVDAKGDAYNNLKGVEVQLHVTERMESLSPLPRGIEEFFDISSRSRQRIGDLILNMGVSQMQSDDYTVKSLGKAQLDVFTKQQDRYGLIAGDKVEFVIDGETYVATKSNKLAYQYASQLVTTDGYALKVYLDGYDRVELAKVANNIDTAWGSFRTDLPASYHSPVLLLDAPLIHSMKVTIDADLASNVDTFERSFNNFLNANISSGDLVYDSEAGTVQYKGGTVHDVVKVYGTYVDAMLLIINNFNDSMMFAVDNVHAGYVAASDADKELWLKDVDLIKAYVDGDISSVAGKYYELLDRLPDVADIKARKKGTL